The DNA window CAGGAGCTGGAGGCGCTGGGCCTGGACCGGGTCCATACCCAGGTGAGCGTCCAGTACGTCGACCACAACCTGCTCCAGGCGGACGAGCGCAACGCCGAGGACCATGTCTTCCTGCGGTCGGCGGCCCGCCGCTTCGGGATCTGGTTCTCCAAGCCGGGAAACGGCGTCTCGCACCCGACCCATATGCAGCGGTTCGGAATCCCCGGCCGGACCCTGATCGGGTCGGACTCCCACACCTGCGCCGCCGGGTCGCTGGGCATGCTGGCGATCGGCGTCGGCGGTCTGGAGGTCGCCCTCGCCATGGCCGGCCGACCGCTCCATGTGCGGATGCCGCGCATCTGGGGCATCCGGCTGACCGGGACGCTGCCGGAGTGGGTGAGCGCCAAGGACGTCGTGCTGGAGATGCTGCGCCGGCACGGGGTGAAGGGCGGCGTCGACCGCATCCTGGAGTACCACGGGCCCGGGCTGCGCGGCCTGACCGCCATGGACCGGCATGTGATCGCCAACATGGGCGCCGAGCTGGGCGCCACCGCCACCGTCTTCCCCGCCGACGACGCGGTCCGCGACTTCCTGCGCGCCGAGGGGCGGGAGCAGGACTTCACCGAGCTCACCGCCGCGCCCGACGCCCGCTACGACCTGGACGAGGAGATCGACCTCTCCGCCCTGGAGCCACTGATCGCCGCACCCACCTCGCCGGGCAATGTGACTCCGGTACGGGAGGTCGCCGGGCGGCCGATCGGGCAGGCCGTCGTCGGCTCCTCGGCCAACCCCGGCCTGCGCGACTTCGCGATGGCCGCCGCCATCGTCAAGGGCCGCCAGACCGCCGGCGAGGTCAGCTTCGACATCAACCCGACCTCCCGGGAGATCCTCCAGGACCTCACCCTGGGCGGCCACACCTTCGACCTGATCGCCGCCGGCGGCCGCATCCACCAGGCGGGCTGCCTCGGCTGCATCGGCATGGGCCAGGCCCCGGCAGCCGGGCGCAACTCGCTGCGTACCTTCCCCCGCAACTTCCCCGGCCGCTCCGGCACCGACGACGACGCGGTGTGGCTCTGCTCACCGGAGACGGCGGCGGTCTCCGCGCTCACCGGGCGGATCACCGACCCCCGCGACTGGGCGGCCGAGCACGGGGTGGGCTACCCGGAGCTGGACCTGCCCGAGCGGGCCACCGTCAACACCGCCATGCTGGAGCCGCCGCTGCCCGCCGAGCAGGCCGCCACCGTGCAGTTGGAGCGCGGTCCCAACATCTCGGCGCTGCCCGACTTCCCGCCGCCGCCGGACACCGTCGAGGGGCCGGTGCTGCTCAAGGCCGGGGACGACGTCTCCACCGACGAGATCTCCCCCGCCGGGGCGAAGGCCCTGCCGTACCGGTCGAACATCCCCAAGCTGGCCGCGTTCACCCTCACCCGCATCGACCCGGACTACCCGGAGCGGGCCGCCGAGGTCAGGGCGGCCGGCGGCCATCTGATCGTCGCCGGGGAGAACTACGGCCAGGGGTCCTCCCGCGAGCATGCCGCGATCACCCCCCGCCATCTCGGGCTGAACGCCGTCATCGCCAAGTCCTACGCCCGCATCCACTGGCAGAACCTCGCCAACTTCGGCATCCTCGCCCTCGAATTCGACGACCCCGCCGACTACGACCGGATCAGCGTCGGCGACCGGCTGCGGATCGACGGCGTCCACCGGGCGCTGGCCGCCGACGCGCCGCCGACGCTGCTGGTGCGGAACACCACCACCGGCGACGACTACCGCGTGCACCACCGGCTCTCCCCGCGCCAGCGCGCCGATGTGCTGGCCGGCGGCGCCGTCCCCGCCCTGGCGGCACAGGCTCAGCGGCGGGGGAAGGAGTAGGTGTAGCCCTCGCTGTCCAGGCGGTCCAGCAGGCGGCGCAGGGCCGCCACGGTCTGCGCACGGTCGCCGCCGCCGTCGTGCATCAGCACGATCCGGCCGGGCTTCAGCTGGGAGAGCACCGTGCCGAGGATCGCGTCCGAGCCGGGGCGCCGCCAGTCCTCGGAGTCGACCTGCCAGCCCAGCGGGCGCAGTCCGTGGTCGGCGGCCACCGCGCGGATCGCCGGGGTGAAGTCCCCTCCCGGGGCGCGGTAGTACCAGAGCTTCGCCCCCGGCCCGGCGGCTGCGGCGATGTCCCGCTGGGCGTCCAGGACCTCGTGCCGGTTGTAGGCGTCCGACCGGCTGCTCTGCCGCTCGTTGTGGTGCACCGAGTGGTCGCAGAGCCGGTGGCCCTCGGCGACCACCTGCCGGACCAGGTCCGGGTGGGCCGCCGCATTGGGCCCGATCATGCAGAAGACCGCCTTGGCGTGGTGCTGCTTCAGCAGGGCCAGCACCTGGGGCGTCCAGTTGGGGTCCGGGCCGTCGTCGAAGGTGAGGCCGACGCTGCGGCCGCCGTCCTCCAGGGTGTGCTGGATCTCCCTGCCGACCGTCGTCGCCGGCGTCGGCTTCGACGTAGGCGACAGCGGTGGCGGCGGCACCCGGTCGTGCTGCTGGGTGGCCCGGCCCGCCGGGATCCTCCCTCCGGCGGCCTCCGCGGACCCGTCCCCCGATGTTCCGCATGCGGCCAGCGACAGCGCCAGCCCTGCGGCGGCCAGTACGGCCGCCACCCCCCTGCCTATCCGCACCTGCGCCGCCCCGCTCTCTCCACCTCTGACGCCGTCCCCTGGCGCTTTCCAGCCTGACAACCGCAGTTCACAGCCGGATGTGCGCGATGTCCGGTTACTGCAACGGTCCCGGCGCGGGCGCGGATCCGGCCTCAGCGCCGGGTGCCGCAGCCGGGGCAGAAGGCCGCTCCGTCGGGCAGCGCGGCGGAGCAGGACGGGCACTGCGGCTGCTGGGCGAGGTGGTGGCCGCAGCCGGGGCAGAACGGCGTGCCATGGGTCTCGGTGCGGCACTGCGGGCAGACCAACTGCCGGGCGCGGTCGACGTCATAGCTCTGCCCGTCCCGCTGCCCGGCGGCGTACGCCCGCTCCGCGGCCATGTCGTTGAGCCCGCGCTGCTGGGCAGCCGTCGCCTCGGCCGCCGTGTCGGGCGCGCAGTTGAGGCAGAGGCCCTGGGCGCCGTTCCAGCAGCGCCCGCAGACGTAGTGGGTGCAGCGCGCGCAGCGGTTGAAGTGGCCCTCGGCGTTGCCGATCGCCCGCTGGAAGGCCGAGTCCCTGGCCGATCCCCATCCCGCTCCGGCGAGCCCGTCGGCGGCGGCGCCGATGGTGCTGCCGGTACGGCCGAGCAGCCCCCAGGCCGCGTTCACCGCCTTGCCCACCCAGTCGGCCGCCCGGCCGCCGGTGTAGGGCTCGAAGGGGGAGCGCCAGGTGTCGTAGCAGCGCGCACAGGAGAACTCGAACTGGAAGCCGGCGCCCGTGCCGTGCTGCTGGCACAGGTCGCGGTAGTTGTTGCTGAAGTAGATCTCCGTACTCACTTCAAGGCCCCCACAGGTCGGGATCGGCAGCGTCGCCCCTCATGGGGACGTGTCGGCAGAGCCGGCCGGTTCTACGCGGAGCACAGTGTGCCGTATGGCGTCCCCGGCCCGTCAGGGGGCTGCGGTCGTCATTCCGCCCCGGGGGCGTCATCGAGCCCGGTGACCCGGATGGTGATGTTGAGCCGGCCCCGGCTGAGCCCGGTGGCCGGGTCGGCGGTGCCGGGGAGGACCCGGGGCACGCCGTGGTAGGCGAAGCGGGAGGGGCCGCCGAAGACGAACAGGTCGCCGGAGGCCAGCTCGACATCGGTCCAGGGCCGGTTGCGGTGCTCGGTGTTGCCGAACCGGAAGACGCAGCTGTCGCCGATGGAGAGCGAGACCACCGGCGCGTCGGACCGCTCGTCCCGGTCCTGGTGCATACCGAGGGTGGCCTGCTCGTCATAGAAGTTGATCAGTGCGGTGTCCGGGGTGTAGCCGTCGCCGGCCGCCGGGTCCCGGTAGGCGTCGACCAGGGCGCGGCGGCCCAGGTCCGCCATCCAGCCGGGGAACTCCGCGACCCGGCCGCCGCCCGCGTCGACCGCCGTACGGGTGTAGCGGTAGGGGCTCCAGTGCCAGCCGAGGCAGACCGTCCGTACCGACATCACGCCGCCCCGGGGCAGCCGGGTGTGCCGGATCGGCACCGGGCCGACGGCCCAGCGGCGGCATGCCTCGACCAGGCTGCGCTGCTGCTCCGGCGTGAGCCACCCCGGGAGGTGCACCGCGCCCGGCGCGATCTCCCTCGGGGTGCGGGCGGCGGGCCCGAACAGCGGCAGGGTCACCGGTCGGCCTCCGTCCGCTCGGGCGACGATCGTGCCATGGACCGCCCTGGGCGGTCGATCACCGCTCCCGGGACGGCTCCGGGGACGGAAGCGGCTGCTCCGCCCAGATCGCCTTGCCGCTCGCGGTGTAGCGGGTGCCCCAGCGCTGGGCGAGCTGGGCGACCAGGAAGAGGCCGCGACCGCCCTCGTCGGTGGCGGCGGCCCGGCGCAGGCGCGGCGAGGTGCTGGTGCAGTCGGAGACCTCGCAGATCAGCACGCGGTCGCGGATGAGCCGCACCTGGGCGGGCGGCGTCGCATAGCGGATGGCGTTGGTGGCCAGTTCGCTGATGATCAGTTCGGTGGTGAAGGACAGCTCTTCCAGCCCCCAGTCGGCCAACTGCCGGATGACCGCCGTACGCAGCCGGGAGACGGCGGAGGGGTCGTCGGACAGCTCCCAGTGCGCGACCTGCCGGGCGTCCAGGGCCCGGGTGCGGGCGACCAGCAGGGCGACATCGTCGCTGCGCCGGGCGGGGAGCAGCGCTTCCAGCAGCGCCCGGCAGGTCTCCTCGGGCGAACCGCCGCAGCGGAGCAGGGTGTTGCGCATCCGTTCGAGTCCGATGTCGATGCTGCGGTGGCGGCCCTGGACGAGGCCGTCGGTGTAGAAGACCAGCAGGCTGCCCTCGGGCACATCGAGGTCCAGGGTCTCGAAGGGCAGGCCGCCCAGGCCCAGGGGTGGTCCGGCGGGCACGTCGGGGAAGTCGACCGTGCCGTCCGGGAGGACCAGGGCCGGTGCCAGATGGCCGGCGCGGGCCAGGGCGCAGCGCCGGGTGGTGGGGTCGTACACCCCGTACAGGCAGGTGGCGCCGATGATCCCGGCCTCGCCCCCCGGGGTGTCCTCTTCGAGGTCGAGGCGGCCGACCAGGTCGTCCAGGTGGGTGAGCAGCTCGTCGACGGGCAGGTCCAGCTCGGAGAAGTTGCGGACGGCGGTGCGCAGGCGGCCCATGGTGGCGGAGGCGTGGAGGCCGTGGCCGGTCACATCGCCGACGGCCAGGGCCACCCGGGCGCCGGAGAGCGGGATGACGTCGAACCAGTCGCCGCCCACGGCGGCCTGTGCGGGCAGGTAGCGGTAGGCGACCTCCACGGCGTTCTGCTCGGGCAGGGCGCGGGGGAGCAGGCTGCGCTGGAGGGCCAGCGCCGTGGTGTGCTCCAGGGTGTAGCGGCGGGCGTTGTCGATGCAGACCGCCGCGCGGCTGACGAGTTCCTCGGCGAGGGACAGGTCGTCCTCCTGGAAGGCGCCGGGGAAGCGGGAGCGGTAGAAGCTGGCCACGCCCAGGACGACGCCTCGGGCGCAGACCGGGACGGTGATCAGCGAGTGGATCCCGGCCTCGCGGATCATCTCGCCACGGGCGGGGTCCTGGTCCATCCAGCCCGGGGCGGTCTCCAGCCGGGGTTCGAGCACCGACTGCCCGCTCGCCAGGCAGCGCGCCTGGGGGGCGGTCGGGATGTACTCGACCAGGGCCCCCCGCTGGTAGAGGTGGGAGTCCTGGTCGATGGCGCCGAAGGCGACCCGGCGCAGCGTTCCGCTCGGGCCGATCGGCTCCTCTCCCTCCAGTACGGCGTCCGGCAGGTCGACCGCGGCGAAGTCCGCGAAGCGCGGGACCGAGACCTCGGCCAGCTCCTCGGCGGTGCGGGTCACATCGAGGGTGGTGCCGATGCGGACGCCGGCGTCGCAGAGCAGCCCCAGGCGCCGCCGTGCCAGCAGGGCGAGCCGGCCGACGCCGGGCTCGCCGACGGCGAGCAGCCATCCGTCCGTGGCGTTCGGCTGCTCGCCGCCGAGGCACGGCGCGGGGCCCGGGCGGGCGGCGGGGGGTGGGCCGGGGCGGGCGGCGGGCGGCAGCCAGAGGGCGGCCGGGTCGGCTGCGGTGTCCCCTTCTTGCTGCACGGACGTCCCGTTCTGCTGTACGGGCGTCGAACCGGGGGTGGTGTCGAGGCTCTGCAGCCTGCCGTCGGGCAGCAGGGCCTCGACGGCGATGCCGGTCACCCCGGTGGGGCTCACGACCGGTCGGCTCAGCAGGGGGACGAGCTGGCCGCAGGAGAGGGTCACCTCGACGATGGCGGACCGCCCGGAGGAGATCAGCTCCGCCGCCTTCTCCTGGAGGAAGAGCCAGTCGTGCTGGTCCAGCAGCTCGTCGGCCGCCACGCCGGTGCCGGTCCGGCCGCCTGCCCGCTTGGCCTGGAGGAAGGTCCGCAGCAGGACGCGTTCCCGTTCCCCGATCTGGTCGAGCAGGAGTTTCTCGATGTCGGCGACCGCCTCCCGGACCAGGGTCAGCATCATCGGGTCGGCGTCCTCGCGCAGCGAGGTGAGGTCCACCAGCCCCTGGACGCTCCCGCTCAGCGGGTCGCGGATGGGCGCCGCCGCGCAGGCGAAGAACCGGATGGTGTCGGCGAAGTGCTCACGGCCCCGGATGAAGGCGGGGCGGCGGTCCTCCAGTGCGGTGCCGATGCCGTTGGTACCGGCGATCTGCTCGGTCCAGCCGAACCCGGGGAGGAGCTGGACGGCGTCCAGCCGCCGGGTCAGCGACGCTTCACCCGCGCGGCGCTGGAGCACCTGCGCATGCTCGTCGCAGAGGACCGCGACCGCGTGCATGCCCGAGAGCGTGGACGCCAGCCGGTCGAGCACCGGACCGGCGACGCGGACCAGGCTGCTCTCCAGGTCCAGGTCCTGCCGGTAGGGCAGGTCGATCTGGTCGACCGCGGTCCCCTGGAGTCGGCAGCGCTGCCAGGAGGTGAGGATCGACCTGCGCACCTGCTCGCCCACGGGCCGACCCGAGAGGAAGCGCTCATGGGCGTCGTCAAGAAGGTGGACGTCGTCCCAGATCACCGCCATCCGGTCCCATCTCCTCATCCGGAGGCGTCTCGGCGGCCGCGCACCGCCTCAGGAGATCAATCCCCGGATTTCACCTCATCAGGGCATATTCCTACTGTCGACTCTACTGCGCTGTCGCGCCACTGTTCGGGCAAGGGGGCAGCCGGAGGCGGCATCGGCTGCTAGGATCGGCAGGAGCACTCGTGTACGCCGCCTTCTTGCGGCGCCGGTGCCTGTTTGCTCCACCGGCTCCCCACCGCCCGTCCTTCCATGACCGGCAGCGGGTGCAGCCTCTCTCTCCCGCCGAGACCGGTCGCTCCCTGCGGCCCGTCCCGTGCCTTGCCGTGCGATGCCGTGCGCGCCCCGGCCGCCACCGCCGCCCGGCCGTTCACCCGCCCGCCGGGCGACCGCCCGCCGGGCCATCCGTTCGCGAAAGGACTTCGCGTGACCGACATCCTCGAACGCCCCGTCTCCCCCGCTCCCCCTGCCTCCCCTGCCTTCCCCGCTTGCCCCGTCTCCCCGGCCCTCCGGTCGGAGGACCCGCCCGTGCGGGTCTCCGGCGTCCTGGACCTGGCCGGTGGCCGGGCCCATCTGCGGACCGCCGGCCTTCTGCCCTCCCCGGAGGACCCGCTGGTGCCCCAGGACCTGGTGCGCCGCCTGGACCTGCGCCGGGGCGACCTGGTCCAGGCCACCACCGCCCGGCCGCCGCAGGGCACCGGCCGCCGGAGCGGCCCCGCCGCCCGTACGGTGGCCCGGGTCGAGCTGGTCAACGGCCACCGCGCGGACGCGCTGCCGCACCGCCCGCACTTCGCCGACCTCACCCCGCTGCACCCCGTCCGGCGGCTCCGGCTGGAGACCGCCCCCCACCGGCTCGCCACCCGGGTCATCGACCTGCTGGCGCCGGTCGGCAAGGGCCAGCGCGGGCTGATCGTCGCCCCGCCGAAGACCGGCAAGACGATGATCCTCCAGGCCGTCGCCGACGCCGTCGCCCGCAACCACCCCGAGTGCCATCTGATGGTGGTGCTGCTGGACGAGCGTCCCGAGGAGGTGACCGAGATGCGGCGCTCGGTACGGGGCGAGGTGCTCTCCTCCACCTTCGACCGGCCGGCCCGGGACCACACCGCCCTCGCCGACCTGGCGGTGGAGCGCGCCAAGCGGCTGGCCGAACTCGGCGGGGACGTGGTCGTACTGCTCGACTCCCTGACCCGGCTCTGCCGGGCCCACAACACCACCGCCCCGGGCAACGGCCGCACCCTCTCGGGCGGCGTCGACGCCTCGGCGCTGCTGGGGCCCAAGCGGTTCTTCGGCGCCGCCCGCGCTCTGGAGGAGGGCGGTTCGCTGACCATCCTGGCCACCGCGCTGGTGGAGACCGGCTCCCGGGCCGAC is part of the Peterkaempfera bronchialis genome and encodes:
- a CDS encoding aconitate hydratase, whose protein sequence is MDSALPSTGARGTVAQRIIEDHLLEGRTVPGEEIALRVDQTLTQDATGTLVMQELEALGLDRVHTQVSVQYVDHNLLQADERNAEDHVFLRSAARRFGIWFSKPGNGVSHPTHMQRFGIPGRTLIGSDSHTCAAGSLGMLAIGVGGLEVALAMAGRPLHVRMPRIWGIRLTGTLPEWVSAKDVVLEMLRRHGVKGGVDRILEYHGPGLRGLTAMDRHVIANMGAELGATATVFPADDAVRDFLRAEGREQDFTELTAAPDARYDLDEEIDLSALEPLIAAPTSPGNVTPVREVAGRPIGQAVVGSSANPGLRDFAMAAAIVKGRQTAGEVSFDINPTSREILQDLTLGGHTFDLIAAGGRIHQAGCLGCIGMGQAPAAGRNSLRTFPRNFPGRSGTDDDAVWLCSPETAAVSALTGRITDPRDWAAEHGVGYPELDLPERATVNTAMLEPPLPAEQAATVQLERGPNISALPDFPPPPDTVEGPVLLKAGDDVSTDEISPAGAKALPYRSNIPKLAAFTLTRIDPDYPERAAEVRAAGGHLIVAGENYGQGSSREHAAITPRHLGLNAVIAKSYARIHWQNLANFGILALEFDDPADYDRISVGDRLRIDGVHRALAADAPPTLLVRNTTTGDDYRVHHRLSPRQRADVLAGGAVPALAAQAQRRGKE
- a CDS encoding polysaccharide deacetylase family protein, producing the protein MRIGRGVAAVLAAAGLALSLAACGTSGDGSAEAAGGRIPAGRATQQHDRVPPPPLSPTSKPTPATTVGREIQHTLEDGGRSVGLTFDDGPDPNWTPQVLALLKQHHAKAVFCMIGPNAAAHPDLVRQVVAEGHRLCDHSVHHNERQSSRSDAYNRHEVLDAQRDIAAAAGPGAKLWYYRAPGGDFTPAIRAVAADHGLRPLGWQVDSEDWRRPGSDAILGTVLSQLKPGRIVLMHDGGGDRAQTVAALRRLLDRLDSEGYTYSFPRR
- a CDS encoding double zinc ribbon domain-containing protein, yielding MSTEIYFSNNYRDLCQQHGTGAGFQFEFSCARCYDTWRSPFEPYTGGRAADWVGKAVNAAWGLLGRTGSTIGAAADGLAGAGWGSARDSAFQRAIGNAEGHFNRCARCTHYVCGRCWNGAQGLCLNCAPDTAAEATAAQQRGLNDMAAERAYAAGQRDGQSYDVDRARQLVCPQCRTETHGTPFCPGCGHHLAQQPQCPSCSAALPDGAAFCPGCGTRR
- a CDS encoding alpha-ketoglutarate-dependent dioxygenase AlkB family protein, with amino-acid sequence MTLPLFGPAARTPREIAPGAVHLPGWLTPEQQRSLVEACRRWAVGPVPIRHTRLPRGGVMSVRTVCLGWHWSPYRYTRTAVDAGGGRVAEFPGWMADLGRRALVDAYRDPAAGDGYTPDTALINFYDEQATLGMHQDRDERSDAPVVSLSIGDSCVFRFGNTEHRNRPWTDVELASGDLFVFGGPSRFAYHGVPRVLPGTADPATGLSRGRLNITIRVTGLDDAPGAE
- a CDS encoding SpoIIE family protein phosphatase, whose amino-acid sequence is MAVIWDDVHLLDDAHERFLSGRPVGEQVRRSILTSWQRCRLQGTAVDQIDLPYRQDLDLESSLVRVAGPVLDRLASTLSGMHAVAVLCDEHAQVLQRRAGEASLTRRLDAVQLLPGFGWTEQIAGTNGIGTALEDRRPAFIRGREHFADTIRFFACAAAPIRDPLSGSVQGLVDLTSLREDADPMMLTLVREAVADIEKLLLDQIGERERVLLRTFLQAKRAGGRTGTGVAADELLDQHDWLFLQEKAAELISSGRSAIVEVTLSCGQLVPLLSRPVVSPTGVTGIAVEALLPDGRLQSLDTTPGSTPVQQNGTSVQQEGDTAADPAALWLPPAARPGPPPAARPGPAPCLGGEQPNATDGWLLAVGEPGVGRLALLARRRLGLLCDAGVRIGTTLDVTRTAEELAEVSVPRFADFAAVDLPDAVLEGEEPIGPSGTLRRVAFGAIDQDSHLYQRGALVEYIPTAPQARCLASGQSVLEPRLETAPGWMDQDPARGEMIREAGIHSLITVPVCARGVVLGVASFYRSRFPGAFQEDDLSLAEELVSRAAVCIDNARRYTLEHTTALALQRSLLPRALPEQNAVEVAYRYLPAQAAVGGDWFDVIPLSGARVALAVGDVTGHGLHASATMGRLRTAVRNFSELDLPVDELLTHLDDLVGRLDLEEDTPGGEAGIIGATCLYGVYDPTTRRCALARAGHLAPALVLPDGTVDFPDVPAGPPLGLGGLPFETLDLDVPEGSLLVFYTDGLVQGRHRSIDIGLERMRNTLLRCGGSPEETCRALLEALLPARRSDDVALLVARTRALDARQVAHWELSDDPSAVSRLRTAVIRQLADWGLEELSFTTELIISELATNAIRYATPPAQVRLIRDRVLICEVSDCTSTSPRLRRAAATDEGGRGLFLVAQLAQRWGTRYTASGKAIWAEQPLPSPEPSRER
- the rho gene encoding transcription termination factor Rho; this encodes MTDILERPVSPAPPASPAFPACPVSPALRSEDPPVRVSGVLDLAGGRAHLRTAGLLPSPEDPLVPQDLVRRLDLRRGDLVQATTARPPQGTGRRSGPAARTVARVELVNGHRADALPHRPHFADLTPLHPVRRLRLETAPHRLATRVIDLLAPVGKGQRGLIVAPPKTGKTMILQAVADAVARNHPECHLMVVLLDERPEEVTEMRRSVRGEVLSSTFDRPARDHTALADLAVERAKRLAELGGDVVVLLDSLTRLCRAHNTTAPGNGRTLSGGVDASALLGPKRFFGAARALEEGGSLTILATALVETGSRADDYFFEELKSTGNMELRLDRALADRRIFPAVDPGSSGTRREELLASPAELAATGRLRRLLGAQTAQQGMETVLARMRESAGNADFLQRVLSTTPARP